One genomic region from Pyrobaculum islandicum DSM 4184 encodes:
- a CDS encoding cobaltochelatase subunit CobN gives MLRLSFIVGYGGSMLPVLAKVAEEEAKKLGFEYLVTSDAAASAHADFLKESDAVLIYTYQLAPEVESAIRRSRAKVVVSLNPEYHPDIARGRPDLWIETRRYFVTGGEKNLRNVVRLLLRELGVAVEVQDVEPIPWDGIYHPKYGVFTDLEEYTRRYEKRGEETVGILFYRTNWLYGNTKHVDRLIEEFEKEGVNVIAVFTYGFRDDILKAPSKEESAARYFIRGGRPVVDAVVNLTSFFILDRGRWTLDPNRMRVADGVGLLKILNVPIITPAQSSRQTVREWLDSPEGIDYMSQVYYVVMPEVDGGIEPFFLVGTRVNRDGAKVADVYEPHVSYLVRRVKRWIRLSRKPPSERKIAIVLINPPCKGLEANVGVGLGLDVPESVVRLLKRLRELGYNVGGEIPENGQALIKLILSRKAISEFRWTSVETIVKSGGAVGFVDLDTYMQWFNELPPDVREKIVKDWGHPADVLGGRFNKLFVGMVYQGKFVIPGVVFGNVLIMPQPKFGCAGPRCDGRVCRILHDPTISPPHQWLAAYRWATRVFGADVLIHFGTHGALEFRPGKGVGLDVSSWPEISVDDVPHLYVYAFTNPMEGVIAKRRSYAVIIDHLYPPMDTAEVFEQLEKLVNDYWRAKQNGNYEQAKILYAKIREEAEKAHIKPRVKTDDPDDYVEEVHNYLRMVSDTEINLGLHIFGHPTSDVEKLARYGITIFLKDTARYPSVVRALAEYLGFDYDELRRRPWDVNKLGMTNDELLKKLKEMAYSVSKRLVESGYTSAGLTEEAVVKAVEEVRTAFGL, from the coding sequence ATGCTCCGGCTGTCTTTTATCGTGGGCTACGGCGGCTCTATGTTGCCGGTTTTAGCTAAGGTGGCGGAGGAGGAGGCGAAGAAGTTGGGTTTTGAATACCTCGTGACCTCCGACGCGGCCGCCTCCGCCCACGCCGATTTTTTAAAGGAGAGCGACGCCGTGTTGATCTATACGTACCAGCTTGCCCCAGAGGTGGAATCCGCCATAAGAAGGTCCAGGGCTAAGGTCGTGGTTTCTCTAAACCCCGAGTACCACCCAGACATCGCAAGAGGTAGGCCGGACCTCTGGATCGAGACTAGGCGGTACTTCGTAACCGGGGGAGAGAAAAACCTTCGAAACGTTGTGCGTCTCCTCCTTAGGGAGCTCGGCGTGGCTGTGGAGGTACAGGACGTGGAGCCCATCCCCTGGGACGGCATCTACCACCCGAAATACGGCGTTTTCACAGACCTAGAGGAGTACACGAGGAGGTACGAGAAGAGGGGGGAGGAGACGGTGGGGATACTGTTCTACAGAACAAACTGGCTCTACGGTAACACAAAACACGTAGATAGGCTCATAGAGGAGTTTGAGAAAGAGGGGGTCAACGTCATCGCCGTCTTCACCTACGGCTTCCGCGACGACATATTGAAGGCGCCTTCCAAGGAGGAGTCGGCGGCGAGGTACTTCATACGCGGCGGCAGACCTGTTGTAGACGCGGTGGTGAACCTAACCTCCTTCTTCATCCTCGACAGAGGTAGATGGACTCTGGATCCCAACAGGATGAGGGTGGCAGACGGCGTTGGTCTCCTGAAGATTCTCAACGTCCCCATCATTACGCCCGCCCAGTCCTCGCGCCAGACTGTGAGGGAGTGGCTAGACAGCCCCGAGGGAATCGACTACATGAGCCAAGTCTACTACGTCGTTATGCCGGAGGTGGACGGCGGGATCGAGCCCTTCTTCCTAGTCGGCACTAGGGTAAACAGAGACGGGGCTAAGGTGGCGGACGTCTACGAACCCCACGTGTCCTACCTCGTCAGAAGGGTAAAGAGGTGGATAAGGCTCTCCAGGAAGCCGCCTAGCGAGAGGAAGATCGCCATAGTGCTCATAAATCCGCCATGTAAAGGCCTTGAGGCCAACGTGGGGGTTGGCCTAGGGCTGGACGTGCCCGAGTCCGTGGTGAGGTTGTTAAAGAGGCTGAGAGAATTAGGCTATAACGTAGGGGGGGAGATCCCGGAGAACGGGCAGGCCTTGATAAAGCTCATCCTCTCGAGGAAGGCAATCAGCGAGTTTAGGTGGACCTCCGTCGAGACTATAGTCAAGTCGGGCGGCGCCGTGGGCTTCGTCGACTTAGACACATACATGCAGTGGTTTAACGAGCTTCCCCCCGACGTGAGAGAGAAGATAGTGAAAGACTGGGGCCACCCAGCCGACGTCTTAGGCGGGAGGTTCAACAAGCTGTTTGTGGGGATGGTCTACCAGGGCAAGTTCGTAATACCCGGCGTGGTCTTCGGCAACGTGTTGATAATGCCTCAGCCTAAGTTCGGCTGCGCAGGTCCTCGGTGCGATGGGAGAGTCTGTAGAATCCTCCACGACCCAACCATCTCCCCGCCGCATCAGTGGCTAGCCGCGTACCGCTGGGCCACCAGAGTCTTCGGCGCAGACGTGTTAATACACTTCGGCACACACGGCGCTTTGGAGTTCCGCCCAGGCAAAGGCGTAGGCCTAGACGTCTCAAGCTGGCCCGAGATAAGCGTAGACGACGTCCCCCACCTCTACGTCTACGCCTTCACCAACCCCATGGAGGGCGTGATTGCAAAGAGGAGGAGCTACGCCGTGATTATAGACCACCTCTACCCGCCGATGGACACGGCAGAGGTGTTTGAACAGCTGGAGAAGTTGGTCAACGACTACTGGAGAGCAAAGCAGAACGGCAACTACGAGCAAGCCAAGATCCTATACGCCAAGATTAGGGAGGAGGCGGAGAAGGCCCACATCAAGCCCAGGGTGAAAACCGACGACCCAGACGACTACGTGGAGGAGGTCCACAACTACCTACGGATGGTGAGCGACACCGAGATAAACCTGGGGCTCCACATCTTCGGCCACCCCACAAGCGACGTGGAGAAACTCGCCAGATATGGGATCACCATATTTCTCAAGGACACGGCGAGGTACCCCTCGGTCGTGAGGGCGTTGGCTGAGTACCTCGGCTTCGACTACGACGAGCTTAGGAGGAGGCCCTGGGACGTGAACAAACTCGGTATGACAAACGACGAGCTTCTCAAGAAGTTGAAGGAGATGGCGTACTCCGTTTCGAAGAGGCTAGTGGAGAGCGGATACACAAGCGCGGGGCTTACAGAAGAAGCGGTGGTGAAGGCGGTGGAGGAGGTGAGGACGGCCTTTGGGCTATGA